A window of Rhodococcus sp. SGAir0479 contains these coding sequences:
- a CDS encoding signal peptidase I — translation MRRMVRIALWVGAVFGSVCIVATVAALAFGIKPLIFRSGSMEPDIGTGALAFTRTVPASDLRPGDVACVEDQTGQRITHRVVAVDAVAGSTATLRLKGDANADEDAQPYHVETAGRVLFHVEKLGYAVVWLSGPQAVFAGGVLVGLLVAVAVRPGWLDRREDASDEGGSGARLTAGTAVAVAALALVSTVRVPSTAAAYTDTATGVTGGLVTKAAFVPRIDRYVSGSSYVTCSDKSVSGPDPVTLTWSHLGAPYRYRIILRDLDGMIWRTWDVTPTSGKTGDPVSFAIDGTGMPSHAAIWRYDAEIHTMLPGPPTSSGAVSTDWRGIGVSQHIQLGNEDLYCSTTRGEQSGSAAYVPPPTSVTCVSQPAGTQPARAVLSWPHLGSPYTYNVSVRNENNRNIVLRRTVTSVPAQAGQPVSTTVLGSDLDSGVLSGTTAIAEIRTVNGGAESAGFVTQRLTVGKTATACAATALARSAPDAATTTAPVSGSSSTTAQAQPTPTSDTAPATGAPTGGASPTGASATTTPADLGTPPSDTVSTPPAGPTSATAETTTPPPPVTALTTATSEGGRQARLVQDGQWWVVVVDGSGAEVTRTAATPDTRMHWLSGADQLWLSSAAGPVYLDESTGWRPTAPDGALPAEVQAAFG, via the coding sequence ATGAGACGGATGGTCCGCATCGCACTGTGGGTGGGCGCGGTGTTCGGCAGTGTGTGCATCGTCGCCACAGTGGCGGCGCTGGCGTTCGGGATCAAGCCACTGATCTTCCGGTCCGGATCCATGGAACCCGACATCGGCACCGGCGCGCTCGCCTTCACCCGCACGGTGCCCGCCTCGGACCTCCGCCCGGGCGACGTGGCGTGCGTGGAAGACCAGACAGGGCAACGGATCACACACCGTGTCGTGGCTGTCGACGCGGTCGCCGGCAGCACCGCCACGCTGCGACTGAAGGGCGATGCGAACGCCGACGAGGACGCGCAGCCGTACCACGTCGAGACCGCGGGCAGGGTATTGTTCCACGTCGAGAAGCTCGGCTACGCGGTGGTGTGGTTGTCGGGCCCGCAGGCCGTGTTCGCCGGCGGGGTCCTCGTGGGTCTGCTGGTGGCGGTGGCCGTGCGGCCGGGCTGGCTCGACCGCCGCGAAGACGCGTCCGACGAGGGCGGCAGCGGTGCGCGGCTGACGGCGGGCACCGCGGTCGCGGTCGCGGCACTGGCCCTCGTGAGCACCGTGCGCGTGCCGTCCACGGCGGCGGCCTATACCGACACCGCGACCGGAGTCACCGGCGGACTCGTGACGAAGGCGGCCTTCGTGCCCCGCATCGACCGGTACGTCAGCGGATCCAGCTACGTCACCTGCAGCGACAAGAGTGTCTCGGGGCCCGACCCGGTGACCCTGACGTGGTCGCATCTGGGCGCCCCGTACCGGTACCGCATCATCCTGCGGGACCTGGACGGGATGATCTGGCGGACCTGGGACGTCACCCCGACGAGCGGAAAGACCGGCGACCCGGTGTCTTTCGCCATCGACGGCACCGGCATGCCCTCGCACGCAGCCATCTGGCGGTACGACGCCGAGATCCACACGATGCTCCCCGGCCCGCCCACCTCCTCGGGGGCGGTCTCCACCGACTGGCGCGGCATCGGCGTCTCACAGCACATCCAGCTCGGTAACGAGGATCTGTACTGCAGTACCACCCGCGGCGAGCAGAGCGGTTCGGCGGCGTACGTGCCGCCCCCGACGTCGGTGACGTGTGTGTCGCAGCCGGCCGGAACGCAGCCGGCTCGCGCGGTGCTGTCGTGGCCACATCTGGGATCGCCGTACACGTACAACGTCTCGGTCCGCAACGAGAACAACCGCAACATCGTGCTCCGGCGGACGGTGACGTCGGTACCCGCACAGGCCGGTCAACCCGTCAGCACCACCGTGCTCGGCTCCGACCTGGACTCCGGAGTGCTCTCCGGCACCACCGCGATCGCGGAGATCCGGACCGTCAACGGCGGTGCGGAATCCGCGGGGTTCGTGACCCAGCGGCTCACCGTCGGCAAGACCGCGACTGCCTGCGCGGCCACGGCGCTCGCGAGATCGGCCCCCGACGCGGCGACGACCACCGCGCCGGTCTCCGGAAGCTCCTCGACCACCGCACAGGCGCAGCCGACACCGACCTCGGACACCGCGCCGGCGACCGGAGCGCCGACAGGTGGCGCATCGCCCACCGGGGCGTCGGCGACCACGACGCCCGCGGATCTCGGTACTCCCCCGTCGGACACGGTGTCGACGCCTCCGGCCGGCCCGACGTCCGCAACTGCCGAGACCACCACGCCCCCGCCGCCCGTCACCGCGCTGACCACCGCCACGTCGGAGGGTGGACGACAGGCGCGGCTGGTACAGGACGGCCAGTGGTGGGTCGTCGTGGTCGACGGCTCCGGCGCCGAGGTGACGCGCACTGCGGCGACGCCGGACACCCGGATGCACTGGCTGTCCGGAGCCGACCAGTTGTGGCTGTCCTCGGCCGCCGGCCCGGTCTACCTGGACGAGAGCACGGGCTGGCGTCCGACGGCCCCGGACGGCGCGCTTCCGGCGGAGGTCCAGGCCGCGTTCGGTTAG
- a CDS encoding signal peptidase I: protein MSAPARADTDGRTWWLRTVLGWTALLAMFALLAATIVVPAVAGAERFTVLTGSMRPTYPPGTLVVVRPAEVDDLAIGIPITYQLESGRPEVVTHRIIAVRHNAKGEVSFVTQGDANDSPDPKPVRAEQVRGEVWYSIPYLGHVNNWLSGQKRALTVAVVIVVLVGYALYNVVQDARNRRKK, encoded by the coding sequence ATGAGCGCGCCGGCGCGGGCCGACACCGACGGCCGCACATGGTGGCTCCGGACCGTTCTCGGCTGGACGGCGCTGCTGGCGATGTTCGCGCTGCTGGCGGCCACGATCGTGGTCCCGGCCGTGGCCGGAGCGGAGCGTTTCACAGTCCTCACCGGATCGATGCGCCCCACGTATCCGCCCGGCACACTCGTCGTCGTGCGACCCGCCGAGGTCGACGACCTCGCGATCGGAATCCCGATCACCTACCAACTGGAATCGGGACGACCCGAAGTGGTGACGCATCGCATCATCGCGGTGCGCCACAACGCCAAGGGCGAGGTCTCGTTCGTGACGCAGGGCGATGCCAACGACAGCCCGGACCCGAAACCGGTACGGGCGGAACAGGTCCGCGGCGAGGTCTGGTACAGCATCCCGTATCTGGGACACGTCAACAACTGGCTGTCCGGGCAGAAACGCGCCCTGACCGTGGCGGTCGTGATCGTGGTACTCGTCGGCTACGCCCTCTACAACGTGGTCCAGGACGCCCGCAACCGTCGGAAGAAGTGA
- a CDS encoding CoA-acylating methylmalonate-semialdehyde dehydrogenase: MSVRELSHFIGGKRIPGASGRFADVFDPNTGRVQARVPLADRSETEAAIADAAEAQKEWASWNPQRRARVLMRFLQLIQDEMDPLARLLSSEHGKTIPDAKGDIQRGLEVVEFATGIPHLLKGEYTEGAGSGIDVFSMRQPLGVVAGITPFNFPAMIPLWKAAPALACGNAFVLKPSERDPSVPLRLAELFLEAGLPPGVFNVVNGDKGAVDTLLTDPRIKAVGFVGSTPIAQYIYETAAAHGKRAQCFGGAKNHAIVMPDADLDQVADALVGAGYGSAGERCMAISVAVPVGEETADALVAKLSERVAKLRIGRSDDETADFGPVVSKDALDRVNGYVQIGVDEGAELVVDGRGFTLEGNEDGFFAGATLFDRVTPDMRIYKEEIFGPVLQVVRAPDYEEALRLPSEHEYGNGVAIFTRDGDTARDFCARVDTGMVGVNVPIPVPIAYHTFGGWKRSGFGDLNQHGPDSIRFYTKTKTVTQRWPSGAKEAASNHFVIPTMD; encoded by the coding sequence ATGAGCGTTCGAGAGCTCTCCCATTTCATCGGCGGCAAGCGCATCCCCGGTGCGTCCGGCAGATTCGCCGACGTCTTCGACCCCAACACCGGCCGGGTGCAGGCCCGCGTCCCCCTTGCCGACCGGTCCGAGACCGAGGCGGCGATCGCCGACGCGGCCGAGGCGCAGAAGGAGTGGGCGTCGTGGAACCCGCAGCGCCGCGCCCGCGTACTGATGCGGTTCCTGCAGCTCATCCAGGACGAGATGGACCCGCTGGCCCGCCTGCTGTCGTCCGAGCACGGCAAGACGATTCCGGACGCCAAGGGTGACATCCAGCGAGGCCTCGAGGTGGTCGAGTTCGCGACCGGCATCCCGCACCTGCTCAAGGGCGAGTACACCGAGGGCGCCGGGTCCGGCATCGACGTCTTCTCGATGCGGCAGCCGCTCGGCGTCGTCGCCGGCATCACCCCGTTCAACTTCCCGGCCATGATCCCGTTGTGGAAGGCGGCGCCCGCGCTCGCGTGCGGAAACGCCTTCGTGCTCAAGCCCTCCGAGCGGGACCCGTCGGTGCCGCTGCGCCTGGCCGAGCTGTTCCTCGAGGCCGGTCTGCCGCCGGGAGTGTTCAACGTCGTCAACGGTGACAAGGGCGCCGTCGACACCCTGCTCACCGATCCGCGAATCAAGGCCGTCGGCTTCGTCGGCTCCACCCCGATCGCGCAGTACATCTACGAGACTGCCGCCGCGCACGGCAAGCGCGCCCAGTGCTTCGGCGGCGCCAAGAACCACGCCATCGTCATGCCCGACGCGGATCTCGACCAGGTGGCCGACGCCCTCGTCGGTGCCGGCTACGGCTCCGCCGGTGAGCGCTGCATGGCCATCTCGGTCGCGGTGCCGGTGGGCGAGGAGACTGCGGACGCGCTGGTCGCGAAGCTCTCCGAACGTGTCGCGAAGCTGCGGATCGGTCGCTCGGACGACGAGACCGCCGACTTCGGGCCGGTGGTCAGCAAGGACGCCCTCGACCGCGTGAACGGCTACGTCCAGATCGGTGTCGACGAGGGCGCCGAACTCGTCGTCGACGGCCGCGGCTTCACCCTCGAGGGGAACGAGGACGGTTTCTTCGCCGGCGCAACGCTGTTCGATCGCGTCACCCCGGACATGCGGATCTACAAGGAGGAGATCTTCGGTCCCGTCCTGCAGGTGGTGCGTGCACCCGACTACGAGGAGGCGCTGCGGCTGCCGTCCGAGCACGAGTACGGCAACGGTGTCGCGATCTTCACCCGCGACGGCGACACCGCCCGCGACTTCTGCGCGCGCGTCGACACCGGCATGGTCGGGGTCAACGTCCCGATTCCGGTGCCGATCGCTTACCACACCTTCGGCGGCTGGAAGCGCTCCGGCTTCGGCGACCTCAACCAGCACGGCCCGGACTCGATCCGCTTCTACACCAAGACCAAGACGGTCACCCAGCGCTGGCCGTCGGGCGCGAAGGAAGCCGCGTCGAATCACTTCGTCATCCCGACGATGGACTAG
- a CDS encoding enoyl-CoA hydratase/isomerase family protein → MSEPEVVVERAGTLGRIVLNRPRAINALNHAMVQTIAATLLEWADDDSVHAVLLTGAGERGLCAGGDIVSIYHDAREGGSGSADFWRDEYVLNAAIARYRKPYVAIMDGIVMGGGVGVSAHGGIRVVTERSTIGMPEVGIGFVPDVGGTYLLSRAPGELGTHVALTTARMSAGDAIACGFADHFVPSDRLPEFEEALAGGSVEDAIARFARPAPDSELAAERSWIDAAYAADSVEEIVANLRDSGVPEAAAAAEQILGKSPTAAKVTLRALRRARGLDTLEAVLDEEYRVSLACLQSRDLVEGIRAQVVEKDRNPAWSPPTLEEVTAEHVDRFFEPLGDAELGLGAALVSGEEQR, encoded by the coding sequence GTGAGCGAGCCGGAGGTGGTCGTCGAGCGGGCCGGCACGCTGGGCCGGATCGTCCTCAACCGTCCCCGGGCGATCAACGCCCTCAACCACGCGATGGTGCAGACCATCGCGGCCACGCTGCTCGAATGGGCGGACGACGACTCCGTGCACGCGGTGCTGCTCACCGGCGCCGGTGAACGCGGGCTGTGCGCCGGCGGTGACATCGTCTCGATCTACCACGACGCCCGCGAGGGCGGCAGCGGGTCGGCGGACTTCTGGCGCGACGAGTACGTGCTCAACGCCGCGATCGCGCGCTACCGGAAGCCGTACGTGGCCATCATGGACGGCATCGTGATGGGCGGCGGTGTCGGCGTGTCCGCACACGGCGGGATCCGGGTCGTCACCGAACGGTCGACCATCGGCATGCCCGAGGTGGGCATCGGTTTCGTCCCCGACGTGGGCGGCACCTACCTGCTCTCGCGGGCGCCGGGCGAACTCGGCACGCATGTCGCGCTGACGACGGCGCGGATGAGTGCGGGTGACGCCATCGCCTGCGGGTTCGCCGACCACTTCGTGCCCTCGGACCGGCTACCGGAGTTCGAGGAGGCACTGGCCGGCGGTTCGGTGGAGGACGCGATCGCCCGATTCGCCCGGCCCGCACCGGATTCGGAGCTCGCCGCGGAGCGGAGCTGGATCGACGCGGCCTACGCTGCCGACAGCGTCGAAGAGATCGTCGCGAACCTCCGTGACAGTGGAGTGCCGGAGGCCGCGGCGGCGGCCGAACAGATCCTGGGGAAGTCCCCGACCGCGGCCAAGGTGACGTTGCGGGCGCTACGACGGGCCCGCGGGCTCGACACCCTCGAGGCCGTCCTCGACGAGGAGTACCGGGTCTCCCTGGCGTGCCTGCAATCCCGTGATCTGGTGGAGGGCATCCGCGCCCAGGTGGTAGAGAAGGACCGTAACCCCGCGTGGTCGCCCCCGACCCTCGAGGAGGTCACCGCCGAACATGTCGATCGCTTCTTCGAACCCCTCGGTGACGCCGAGCTCGGTCTCGGGGCGGCACTGGTCAGTGGGGAGGAACAGCGATGA
- a CDS encoding alternate-type signal peptide domain-containing protein, producing MNRKAKAALAAGAAAVLLLGGAGTFAFWQDQTESGGGTITSGTLALSECTPTSGSGWRDVTGGQSVAIDLPDFRIVPGDTLEYSCTSTVTASGTNLSATLAADTSEMFSGVSDPALRAQLVDTSLTAKTSSGETLPNARVTDENDGETITIAARLTFDPATSGTIAQGTSVTLNNVLITLTQNLSPV from the coding sequence ATGAATCGGAAAGCAAAGGCCGCGTTGGCCGCCGGTGCCGCAGCAGTACTGCTGTTGGGCGGGGCCGGAACGTTCGCGTTCTGGCAGGACCAGACGGAGTCGGGCGGGGGCACCATCACCTCCGGCACGCTCGCGCTCAGCGAGTGCACGCCGACGTCGGGGTCGGGCTGGCGCGATGTGACCGGCGGTCAGTCCGTCGCCATCGATCTGCCGGACTTCCGGATCGTGCCCGGCGACACGCTGGAGTACTCGTGCACTAGCACGGTCACGGCCAGCGGCACGAACCTGTCGGCGACACTGGCTGCCGACACCTCCGAGATGTTCTCCGGGGTCAGTGATCCGGCGCTGCGGGCCCAACTGGTGGACACGTCGCTGACCGCCAAGACCAGTAGCGGCGAGACGCTGCCGAACGCCCGGGTGACCGACGAGAACGACGGGGAGACGATCACGATCGCAGCCCGGCTGACCTTCGACCCGGCGACGTCGGGCACGATCGCGCAGGGCACCAGCGTCACGCTGAACAACGTCCTGATCACACTCACCCAGAACCTCAGTCCGGTATGA
- a CDS encoding MarR family winged helix-turn-helix transcriptional regulator: MPSPSPLPLDPIEEAHRQWTEHGWGAVADGMAAVTSVVRAQQIMMARVDEALKPFGLTFSRYELLTLLTFTRTGALPMAKASARLQVHPTSVTNAVDRLERAGLVRRVPHPTDRRATLIEITDDGRDISRRATEALNDKVFAAPGLAPDKLDALIRLLTELRHQAGDFDTGDQPGRWH, translated from the coding sequence ATGCCGTCGCCGTCACCGCTGCCGTTGGATCCGATCGAGGAAGCGCACCGCCAGTGGACCGAGCACGGCTGGGGCGCGGTGGCGGACGGGATGGCCGCGGTGACGTCGGTGGTGCGCGCGCAGCAGATCATGATGGCGCGGGTCGACGAGGCGCTCAAGCCCTTCGGGCTCACGTTCTCGCGCTACGAACTTCTCACGCTGCTGACGTTCACCCGCACCGGCGCCCTACCGATGGCGAAGGCCAGTGCCCGACTCCAGGTCCATCCCACCAGCGTCACCAACGCCGTCGACCGCCTCGAGCGTGCCGGGCTGGTACGCCGCGTCCCCCATCCCACCGACCGTCGCGCCACACTCATCGAGATCACCGACGACGGCCGGGACATCTCGCGCCGGGCGACCGAGGCGCTCAACGACAAGGTGTTCGCCGCACCGGGGCTGGCACCGGACAAGCTGGACGCCCTCATCCGGCTGCTCACCGAACTGCGCCACCAGGCGGGCGATTTCGACACCGGGGACCAGCCCGGCCGGTGGCACTGA
- a CDS encoding enoyl-CoA hydratase, producing MTDYQTIQVGRTGRVGMITLNRPEALNALNSQLMSEMVQAVDEFERDRGIGAILVTGSERAFAAGADIKEMQSKSFMDMYLDDWFSAWDRIATARKPIVAAVAGYALGGGCELAMMCDVLIAADSAKFGQPEIKLGVLPGIGGSQRLTRAIGKAKAMDLCLTGRTMDAEEAERAGLVSRVVPAIDLLDDAIATASKIADMSLPIAMMVKESVNRAFESTLSEGVRFERRVFHSAFATQDQKEGMAAFSEKREPNFGHR from the coding sequence ATGACGGATTACCAGACCATCCAGGTCGGACGCACCGGCCGCGTGGGCATGATCACGCTCAACCGCCCCGAGGCGCTCAACGCCCTCAACTCGCAGCTGATGTCGGAGATGGTCCAGGCCGTCGACGAATTCGAGAGGGACCGCGGCATCGGCGCGATCCTCGTCACCGGATCCGAGCGTGCGTTCGCGGCCGGCGCCGACATCAAGGAGATGCAGAGCAAGTCGTTCATGGACATGTACCTGGACGACTGGTTCTCGGCGTGGGACCGAATCGCCACCGCCCGCAAGCCCATCGTGGCCGCGGTGGCCGGGTACGCACTCGGCGGCGGCTGCGAGCTCGCGATGATGTGTGACGTGCTGATCGCCGCCGACTCGGCCAAGTTCGGCCAGCCGGAAATCAAGCTGGGAGTGCTGCCCGGAATCGGCGGGTCGCAGCGGCTCACGCGCGCCATCGGCAAAGCCAAGGCGATGGACCTGTGCCTCACCGGTCGCACGATGGATGCCGAGGAGGCGGAGCGCGCCGGACTGGTGTCGCGCGTCGTCCCCGCGATCGACCTGCTCGACGACGCCATCGCGACCGCGTCGAAGATCGCCGACATGTCGCTGCCGATCGCGATGATGGTCAAGGAATCGGTCAACCGGGCGTTCGAGTCGACGCTGTCGGAGGGCGTGCGGTTCGAGCGCCGGGTGTTCCACTCCGCCTTCGCGACCCAGGACCAGAAGGAAGGCATGGCCGCGTTCAGCGAGAAGCGCGAGCCCAACTTCGGTCACCGGTAG
- a CDS encoding TasA family protein: MRLAPVLRRHRTGVRVRALLCLGGILGIGAVGTLAAWNEKATATSGTFGTGTITLQLDNTKTLAMNTLAATNLLPGESVAAMVTVQNKGTLPLTYTMAATTPTGSPPVASQLFVATHSGGTATNTTTAGLRSGSCSGTKVAEAPLAAAGSVPVIATPRPVVARTGTELLCVSVRLAASAPVNVQNQTLSTVRLVFTATAGRQS; encoded by the coding sequence ATGCGCCTCGCCCCCGTTCTGCGCAGGCACCGGACCGGCGTCCGGGTGCGCGCCCTGCTCTGTCTCGGTGGGATTCTCGGTATCGGGGCGGTGGGCACTCTGGCCGCGTGGAACGAGAAGGCGACCGCCACCTCGGGCACCTTCGGCACCGGCACCATCACCCTTCAACTCGACAACACGAAGACCCTCGCGATGAACACGTTGGCGGCGACGAATCTGCTGCCCGGTGAGAGCGTGGCAGCCATGGTGACCGTGCAGAACAAGGGCACGCTGCCGCTCACCTACACGATGGCAGCGACCACCCCGACCGGGAGTCCGCCGGTGGCCTCGCAACTGTTCGTCGCCACGCACTCCGGTGGCACCGCCACCAACACCACGACCGCGGGCCTGCGATCGGGTTCCTGTTCGGGGACGAAGGTCGCCGAGGCCCCACTCGCGGCCGCCGGATCGGTTCCGGTGATCGCCACGCCGCGGCCGGTGGTCGCGCGAACCGGAACGGAGTTGCTCTGCGTGTCGGTGCGCCTGGCCGCATCGGCCCCGGTGAATGTCCAGAACCAAACCCTCAGCACGGTGCGCCTGGTGTTCACGGCCACCGCCGGGAGGCAGTCATGA
- a CDS encoding acyl-CoA dehydrogenase family protein, with protein MFILTDDERAISDTARDFAAEYLAPHAVEWDQTKHFPVDVLRKAGALGMGGIYIREDVGGSGLSRLDGVRIFEQLATGCPSIAAYVSIHNMVTWMIDEFGDDAQRRQWVPGLASMEQLGSYCLTEPGAGSDAAALSTKAVRDGDDYVLTGVKQFISGAGTSDVYVVMARTGGTGARGVSAFIVPKDSPGLSFGANEKKMGWNAQPTRQVILDAVRVPAANLLGGEGEGFRIAMRGLNGGRLNIAACSVGGAQAALGKAVSYLTERKAFGSALVESQALQFRLADMRIELEAARTLLWRAAAALDGAAADAVELCAMAKRFATDTGFTVANEALQLHGGYGYLAEYGLEKIVRDLRVHQILEGTNEIMRVVVARAVVGSAGAA; from the coding sequence GTGTTCATCCTCACCGACGACGAGCGCGCGATCAGCGACACCGCCCGCGACTTCGCCGCCGAGTACCTGGCGCCCCACGCGGTCGAGTGGGATCAGACCAAACACTTCCCGGTGGACGTGCTGCGCAAGGCCGGGGCACTCGGCATGGGCGGCATCTACATTCGCGAGGACGTGGGCGGCTCCGGTCTCTCCCGCCTCGACGGGGTGCGAATCTTCGAGCAACTCGCCACCGGCTGTCCGTCGATCGCCGCGTACGTCTCCATCCACAACATGGTCACGTGGATGATCGACGAGTTCGGCGACGACGCGCAGCGGCGGCAGTGGGTGCCCGGGCTGGCGTCGATGGAGCAGCTCGGCAGTTACTGCCTCACCGAGCCGGGCGCCGGATCGGACGCCGCGGCGTTGTCCACCAAGGCCGTTCGCGACGGCGACGACTACGTGCTCACCGGGGTCAAGCAGTTCATCTCCGGGGCCGGGACGTCCGACGTGTACGTCGTCATGGCACGCACCGGCGGGACGGGCGCGCGGGGTGTCTCGGCGTTCATCGTGCCGAAGGACTCGCCGGGACTGTCGTTCGGCGCCAACGAGAAGAAGATGGGCTGGAACGCCCAGCCCACGCGGCAGGTGATCCTCGACGCGGTGCGGGTGCCCGCGGCGAACCTGCTCGGCGGCGAGGGCGAGGGCTTCCGGATCGCGATGAGAGGTCTCAACGGCGGCCGCCTCAACATCGCCGCGTGTTCGGTGGGCGGCGCGCAGGCCGCGCTGGGCAAGGCCGTCTCGTACCTGACGGAACGGAAGGCCTTCGGGTCCGCGCTGGTGGAATCGCAGGCGCTGCAGTTCCGGTTGGCCGACATGCGGATCGAACTCGAGGCCGCCCGCACGCTGCTGTGGCGGGCGGCGGCCGCGTTGGACGGCGCTGCCGCCGACGCGGTCGAACTGTGCGCGATGGCGAAGCGATTCGCCACCGACACCGGCTTCACGGTGGCGAACGAGGCGCTGCAATTGCACGGCGGTTACGGCTATCTGGCGGAATACGGATTGGAGAAGATCGTGCGTGATCTGCGGGTACACCAGATCCTGGAGGGCACCAACGAGATCATGCGGGTCGTCGTGGCCCGCGCGGTGGTCGGATCGGCGGGTGCGGCGTGA
- the mmsB gene encoding 3-hydroxyisobutyrate dehydrogenase: MSTTDITVGFVGLGHMGGPMAANLVKAGYAVRGFDLVPAALEQARRDGLTVVESAVDAATDADVVITMLPSGRHVLDLYQGGLLSAARHGTLFVDCSTIDVADARAAHELVDQAGHRGVDAPVSGGVMGAAAGTLAFMVGGADEDVEAVRPLLEVMGRKVVHCGGPGVGQAAKICNNMILGVSMIAISEAFVLGEKLGLSNEALFDVASNASGQCWALTTNCPVPGPVPTSPANNDYQPGFAAALMDKDLGLAANALRTNGVDGELGLRAAELYRRFHETGHGGEDFSAIIRDIRDRSNGETR, from the coding sequence ATGAGCACAACCGACATCACCGTCGGATTCGTCGGGCTCGGCCACATGGGCGGGCCGATGGCGGCCAACCTCGTGAAGGCCGGCTACGCCGTGCGGGGGTTCGACCTCGTCCCGGCGGCACTGGAACAGGCACGCCGGGACGGTCTCACCGTCGTGGAGTCCGCCGTCGACGCGGCCACCGACGCCGACGTCGTGATCACGATGCTGCCCAGTGGACGGCACGTGCTCGACCTCTACCAGGGCGGCCTGCTCTCGGCGGCACGCCACGGCACCCTGTTCGTCGACTGCTCCACCATCGACGTCGCGGATGCCCGTGCCGCCCACGAACTGGTCGATCAGGCCGGGCACCGCGGCGTCGACGCGCCGGTGTCGGGCGGCGTGATGGGCGCGGCGGCGGGCACCCTCGCGTTCATGGTCGGCGGCGCCGACGAGGACGTCGAGGCGGTGCGCCCACTGCTCGAGGTGATGGGCCGCAAGGTCGTGCACTGCGGTGGGCCCGGGGTGGGGCAGGCCGCCAAGATCTGCAACAACATGATCCTCGGGGTTTCGATGATCGCGATCAGCGAGGCGTTCGTGCTCGGGGAGAAGCTGGGTCTGAGCAACGAGGCGCTGTTCGACGTCGCATCCAACGCGTCCGGGCAGTGCTGGGCGCTCACCACCAACTGCCCGGTGCCGGGGCCGGTGCCGACGAGCCCGGCGAACAACGACTACCAGCCGGGGTTCGCGGCCGCGCTCATGGACAAGGACCTCGGGCTCGCCGCGAACGCACTGCGCACCAACGGCGTCGACGGGGAGCTGGGACTGCGCGCCGCAGAACTGTACCGCCGGTTCCACGAGACCGGGCACGGCGGCGAAGACTTCTCGGCGATCATCAGGGACATCAGAGACAGGTCGAACGGAGAGACTCGATGA